The genomic segment cactgctgcctcctcctggaTGTCACTGCGTCCGACACTCTTGATCAATCCTTTATTTGATCAACTTTATTCAGATTTTACTTCGTTTTGGAACAAaatccaaaagaaaaaacacgaACAAGGTTAAAAATACTAAACTAAAAGACTGTATGTGtataaaaaataacaagtaCCAACTGTACAAGGTGCCTAATTCTTGCTTCTAattctcaaaatgtcaaaagttCATTAATTTACTCTGTGTATTTTATTACGGAGATGATGATACAAAAACAGGATTACATAAAAAGCCCGGAGTGGGGCACGGCACAGGGTACTTGGTAAACTTTGAGTCCAGATCAAGGATTGCTTCTCACTTTCCTTAACAAAGTGAGAAAAGAGTTCAACATTTCCACAGATTTCTCTGAgaactattcatatttatgGCGatgatatttatgtttgtgtaatcTGGTGCAGATCTGAATACAAATCTTGagctagtgaatttaaatgtggtttcataaagagCCTGTCGGGCCGTGGCAGAGGAATGGGACATCCTCAGTTCTCATCATTCTTATCAATAATGTtaacattttactttgaaatttaGCTTTTcatcaaaactgaaaacaagtgTATTAAAGGATTTTGCTCCTGGAACTATCCAGGGCCGGATCCGGTGCATCCTGTTCCCCTTGACTGTGCACGTTCACTGTGGACACAAGCTTTTGCTTGGATTCATTAGACTTATGACTGATTGAGTTTATTTACTTTAGCTGCATCTAATACACAAAAATCTCAACCTTCAGATGAGTTAAATATTATCTTGACCAGTGAAAGAAATCACTGAACAGTGTAAGTGGTGGAGAATGAATGAACATAGAGGGATAAAACCTTttaataaacagtctatggATGAAACACTTGTTTGATAAATGTTGAGGtcacgggaggggggggggggggttagggtcAATTCTCGGGTCTGAACATGAAAATAATCCAGATTTAACAACTCAATTTTAAatgaactgaaaacatgtgACACCATGAAGACCAACACAAAGGTGAtatgaaatcattttatttcatgttgtgGTGATACAGCACAGAACCTTTCTTTAAAGACAATCTGAAACGTTTCTGGAGGAACATTAGACCAGGATGATGCAACTTGAAATGTTAATGCCTCATGAAGTGAACTAGTAAACATAGGATCAGGGTCATATCTGAACCACACCTCCACAATACATCCGTCTGACTCAgccttttttctcccctctctctattcttcttcctctctcatcacACCCCACCTCCCTTCATCCTCGTTCAgcttttttcctccttcactcGTCTCTTCCTACTCCTATTCAGTCTGGTGCACACCTATTCTCTTTCTCTGTACCATCTGAGGCCTCTGATCAGCTCGGGTCCATTTTCTGTCTGAACCCGACTGAGCCAGAGAGAAACCTGAGCATTTGACAAGCAGCATGAGTTTAACAAGTGAATACATGTGTCAGGGTGAGACCCGAGGTTTGAGTTTCAGTCCACAGCACAGATGGTAGAAGAGCACAGGTCTGATGGTCTTATCTCTGAGCCCATAGATGAGAGAACTCAGACATCTGGGGAGCATGATGACGAGCACGTATAAAGTATTCAGGATGATTATAAGTACTGGCCTTGTCACAACCCTTGCAATGGATCCAACGACAGAGTTGTGTATAGTTGATAAGAGGCTGAGGCCCAGCTGCgccagatgcagcagcagcgtgttACGAGCTTTACGAGCTGAAGCTTTGTCTGCAGACGCTGACCTGGCTGCCACCATCACACCGATGTAGGTGGACGTGATCACTGCAGCCGctgatacaaacacaaaagaaacgAAAGCTCTGTCATAATCTTCAGACATCGACCCAAGAAACATGACAAGGACTCCACAAAAGTCTTTCATTACCAGAGTGTCCAGGTCTTCAAACGGGAAATCTAACAGCAACACAATGTGGACGAGAATGTTCAGTGAACTAATGGCCCAAACCACCATGATGGCCAgtgctgtgtttgtggaggTGACGATGGAGGTGTGTCGCATCGGGTGGCACACAGCTACATATCTCTCCAGAGACATCACCACCAGAGTGAGAGGGGAGACTTCATTTGTGAAAATAGTGAGCATGACCAGAAGACCACACACAGGATACGTCAGCCGTTcgttacagacagacaaaatgtacATTAACTGGCCCAGTGTCATCTGTATGGTGTCGGCCAGCAGGAGGTTGAACAGGAGGATGTAACGAGAGGACTCACAAAACACTGCTTTGCTCCTCAGGGTGAACAACATGGTGACattaatgaagaggaagatgcagCAGGGCACAGAGGTCACAGTGCCCATCATCACTCGCTCCCGAAACGCCACACGAGAAGAAGAAGTAATGTTGGTTTGAGCTGTACCTGACATCTCAAAGAAGCACTAACCACATGAAGAGCTAGAGCCTGTTGAtgcagctggaaaacaacagCACAATAAACATCTTCATATGTCCCCTGTATTCTGAGAACAGTTGAAAGAACACAAAGAGGCTCGTCGAGTTGCATCCAAAACCCAAAAGCATTCACATTTCCCTGTGCAGATCATtagcaggtcagtgtgtgtctgagtgtgagcaGCTCTGCTGAGGGAACACGTTCCCACCGTCTGTATATCAGCTGCACAGGAGTTCACATGACTCTGACACGTGACCACGCTGTAAGTGGTCAGAAACAGGACAGTACACAACTGAAGACGCTGTgggaatattaaaatgttaataataatattaaaaagtactttcattattaatatttctattctttttttaatacttatattataaatatgaatatcattattatttatgatgAAATGGCATGTCACTGTTATTGGTTTGTACAAACTCATTTCACTTTGTAATATATTTCCTTTGTTCCCTCCTGGGAGACCTGCACCTTTCAGAAAACTGCCGCAGTGATCTGAATATAATATCTGCATTTTTCTGAATTCATGCAGCATCTATatcaatttcaatttaaatacaTTCAGCTATCGAATCTTATATTTTTTGCAAAATATATAAGAGAATGAAATAAGAGAAAGACAGCATGTGACACTATGCTGtggattattataataatatatatttatggaGCAtttcaagcaaaaaaaaagttgcaaAATCATTAGAATTAAAAGTTAATATTTAGAAAGCATTTATGACATAAATAtgataaacatatatataatataatatgaacCTGTTTTCAGGACATAGCACATGTAAATTACCACAACAACTCTCTTTGGAGGACGAGACAATCACAAACCATAACTCATCAAACTCAGCGGCTActtggttttatttatactgTGTTTGTATTAAGTAATAAAATACATGACATTATATTAAGATTTGTGTGGATGCCCAGAGTCTGTTGTGAATGCTGTCCATTCAAACGTACATATTACAGTcaaacagtcaaacagcacGAGGTGTTACAACAAGGGGTTTGTTGGTGGAGCTGTGAGACATGAAATAAATTACAAGCTTTTTTTAGTCAGTTTCTTTCTATCAGATGCTAAAACAGTGAATAAGGCCACTTTACGAGGCTGAGACCCTCGTGTTGGTCCGAAGGACTTTGAGTCGACAGCAGAGataaaacgtgagagcaggtctgaTGGTCTGATCTCTGATGCCATAGATGAGAGAACTCAGACATCTggggaaaataaaaatgcaaacataaaaaacattttgcagGCGCACAAATACTAATCTTTTTACACGTCTAGAAACAGCTGTGAGGATTGGGTTGTAGACGGTGGAGGAGAGGCTGAGGCCCAGCTGCaccagatgcagcagcagcgtgttACGAGCTTTACGAGCTGAAGCTTTGTCTGCAGACGCTGACCTGGCTGCCACCATCACACCGATGTAGGTGGACGTGATCACTGCAGCCgctaagacaaacacaaaagaaacgAAAGCTCTGTCATAATCATCAGACACGGGCCCGAGCAACATAGCAATGTCCGAGCAAAAGTCTTTCATCTGCAGAGTGTCCAGGTCTTCAAACGGGAAATCTAACAGCAACAGAACCCGGACGAGGACGTTCAGTGAACTAATGGCCCAAACCACCATGATGGCCAgtgctgtgtttgtggaggTGACAATGGAGGCGTGTCGCATCGGGTGGCACACAGCTACATATCTCTCCAGAGACATCACCACCAGAGTGAGAGGTGAGACTTCGTTTGTGAGCTTAGTGAGCATGACCAGAAGACCACACACAGGATACAACAGCCGTGTTCTACAGACAACGATTATAAACATTAACTGACTCAGTGTCATCTGCATGGTGTCGGCCAGCAGGAGGTTGAACAGGAGGATGTAACGAGAGGACTCACAAAACACTGCTTTGCTCCTCAGGGTGAACAACATGGTGACattaatgaagaggaagatgcagCAGGGCACAGAGGTCACAGTGGAGAACAGCAGTCTCTCCAGTAAACTCTGATACTGGTCTCCAGCTGTGACATTGGTCAGAGAGAGATTTGCACTCAACATTTTACTCCAGCATCACATGAACCTGTTAATCAATGAAGCAGTAACACACATTTCTTCTCGCTCGTATTCCCACAACAGTAACGAGGGGCTGTCAGTGGAGACGCCTGGTTGAGGCTCCTCTGGTTTCCATGTGAGCAGAGCTTGTCTGCAGCGTCCTTCTGTCCTCACACGGTATATGAACCCTCACATCACGTGACACCAGCAGCTGGCTGACACCTTCTGCATCATCTCTGCACTGTTCTCCAGCATCATGGTCATGTGATGTCTTAGAGGAACGTCTATCTCTCTGGTGAATGATGGAAGAGGGCATTCAATTCACAATGAGCATGTCCCTTTAGATCACAAAGACATGGACATCCAGTCAGTCCTCAAGGTCTCTGTGCCAATAACTtcaaataaagatggactacAGGACAGCTTCCAAACGTGAGAAGCATCTGGATCAACACATCAGACTCACAAACCACAACGCGCCACGTATCTTCAGACACTCACTGGTGTGTATAAAGTTACGAGTGTCCAAACCCGTGTGTTCAGCTATGAGCgcctctcattggctgaggCCTCCTGGCTGTCAGGTCAAAGTTAGTCACACATACAAGGAGCCTTTGGGTCGAttcatagcatagcatagcatagcatagcatagcatagcatagcatagcatagcatagcatagcataccTTGCCTTAACTTGATGATTATATACAATCAACATTACATTCCAACACTTGACTGCTGAGATGATCGAGCATCAGGTCTCACCACTGAGCTACAGTCAGTTAGCTTCTCCTGCTAGCATCCCCTTCCTCAGCATCGTAGCTCAGCTAGAGAAGCATCAAGCCTCTGTCCGAGCAGCTTTATCGGAGACGGGCAGATCTGGAGCTGCCCTTAGAGGctctcagacagagagaggttcGATTCCTGGTCCCATTttagtttccctgtacctgctccCAATAGAAAACgttgtggcgtgcactcatgggtgtgtcctctcacccagtgggttaatgggtaatgttagaggctgtagctatatatacttcccgtatggggaacatgtgctagttcttccttgctactgaataaacgacagtaaacagtacctgcgtctctgcctttccttgtcttgccacattgGTGACCCCGTTTTTTGGACATGttcgaggtagaggaggatAGTGTCCCTTCCTCATCGGGGGAAGACGTATTTTCTTCCCCGGCGCCCGTGGACCGTGTCTCCACAACGACCATGGCGCCGCAGCTTCCGCGACCGACTTCTCCTCCGGCGCTACAGCTTGTCAGCCGCGGAGAGAGCGGACAAGCTACTGTCGCTTCCCGGTTTGGCCGATGGTTCGGCAGTGGACCTGATGGACGAGATGCTGTCGTTGCTTGGCTCCGAGGATGATGATTTCCTTTTCCCGCACATCTTTCTGCGCCAGCTCCCGCTGCAGGTGCGCGCAGCCCTCGCCAACTCTTCTTGTTTGGCGGCCGGCGACTTCCGTGGATTGGCTGAGCAGGCGGACCGGATCCTGCTGACTTCGAGGAACGTCTCCGTGCATAGTGTGGCCGTGGAGTCCTTGCAGCCGACGTTGGAGGACGAGGTTCCGGCATTGACGGCTGCAGTTTCCACCCGCAGACAGCGCGGCCAGCTGTGTCTTCCATCAGCGCTTCGGCAGCAAGGCGCGCCGCTGCGTTCCTCCGTGCGCGTTCGAGGAAACCGGGAAACGGAAGAGCCGGCGCTCGGTAGCAGCCGTGGGCGCTGGCGagcaagaggagctgctgttcgtTCATGACTCCATATCAGGTAATCAGTTCCTGGTGGACTCCGGCTCGCAGAAGAgccttctccctcctgcagctacGGACCTCTCGGCCTGTGGCAGTGGTCCGCGTCTGACAGCGGCTAACGGTTCGGCTATAGAGACGTTTGGTACcaagtctgtgactgtgtgtttcaatggacgcaaatttctgtgtgactttgttgtaGCCTCCATTACGgttcctattattattattggctACTAAACACGGcgtggaacatttcattcccACTGCGGGTACGCCCGTTTTCGCCCGTTCGCGTCGCCTCGACACCGTGAAGTTAGCCACCGCGAAGGAGGAGTTTGCTACCATGGAGCGTTTGGGGATCGTTAGGCGGTCCAACAGCCCGTGGGCTTCGCCGCTCCACATGGTGCCCAAGGCGGACGGGTCTTGCCGGCCATGCGGTGACTTCCGCTGCTTAAATAACATTACGGCCCATGACCGTTATCCCATTCCGCATGTTCAGGATTCTTCGATTCGTCTGGCGGgcatgacaattttttctaaaatcgatTTGGTGCGAGTTATCATCAGGTGCCTGTGCGGGCAGAGGACGTGCCCAAGACTGCAGTCATTACACCGTTTGGGCTTTTCGAGTTCCTGCGAATGCCGTTCGGCCTTAAAGGCGCAGCGCAGACGTTTCAGCGCTTGATGGACTCGGTGTTACGTGACCTCGCATTTGTTTTCGTCTATTTGGACGACATCTTGGTGGCCAGCCCGTCGGTTGATGAGCATTTGTCGCACCTTAGGCAGGTTTTCCAGCGCCTTGATGGACATGGTCTCATTGTCAACACAGCCAAGTGCCAGTTTGGGCTGTCTGTCATAGACTTTTTGGGCCACCGCATTTCGTCGCAGGGTGCGGTTCCTTTGCCCTCGAAGGTGCATGCAGTTGCGGATTTTCCCCGTCCGGTCTCGGTCAGGTCGCTACAGGAGTTTTTGGGCATGGTCAACTTTTACAATCGTTTCTTGCCTCGTGCGGCCCAACTCCTGCAACCATTGTATGGTGCTTTGAAGCTTAAGAAAGCCAAGGACCAGGTTGACTGGACCCCTGTGAGGATCCAGGCTTTTGAGGGGGCTAAGGCTGCCCTGGCTAACGCGGCGCTTCTGGCGCACCCCGCGTCTCGGGCGCCCATCGCCCTCACGACCGATGCTTCGGATGTGGCTGTCGGTGCAGTTGTGGAACAGCGTGTTGCGGGTGCGTGgcagccccttgcattttttAGCCGCGGCTTGCGAGACTGTGAGCGAAAATACAGCGTGTTTGACCGGGAACTGTTAGCGTTGTACCTGGCTACGCGTCATTGCCGTTTCCTGCTGGAAGGCTGCCCTTTCACAGCCTATGTTGACCACAAACCATTGACTATTTTGCTATGGCGAAGGTGACAGAGCCATGGTCTGCTCGCCAGCAGCGCCATCTAGCGGCGATCTCCGAATTCACAACGGACATCCAACATGTGGCGGGTAAAGCGAACCCGGTGGCAGACTGCCTGTCGCGGGTGCTGGTGTGCCCTGTGCATCTTGGGGTTGATTTTTCAGCACTGGCTGCCGATCAACCTGGGGACCCGGGTATCGTTGCACTGAGAGCTGCGAGTAccggtctggagctggaggaggaagtggtgcAAAATGGTGGGCCTGCCCTCTTTTTGAGACGTCTCCACGGGCCGCCCCCGCCCGGTGGTGCCGGTTGCTTGGCGCCGTCGGGTCTTTGATATGGTGCACCGACGTCCGGGCGTCGGTGAAGTTGGTGTCTTCGAAGTTTGTGTGGCCTGGCCTTcgcaaagaggtcaaagagtgGGCGGCCACATGTGTGATGTGTCAGCACGCAAAAGTTCACCGGCACACTAGGGCGCCCCTCGAGCCATTTTTGATTCCGGCCAAGCGTTTTGATCATGTGCATATCGACCTTGTGGGGCCTCTTCCCCCTTCCCAGGGTTTTACACATCTCCTTACCATGGTAGatcggaccactaggtggccagAGGCAGTTCCTCTGTCTTCCACAACATCTGCGGACGTGGCACgcgcttttctttcagcttgggTCTCGCGTTTTGGTGCACCCTCTGATATCACCTCTGACAGAGGCCCGCAGTTCATTTCGGATCTCTGGTCGGCGCTAGCAAAGTCTTTGGGCACACAGGTTCACCGTACCACTGCCTACCACCCCCAGGCTAACGGTTTGTGTGAACGTTTTCACCGGTCGCTTAAGGCGTCATTGCGGGCTGCACTCGGCTCCTAAGGCTGACCTGGATGCCTCGCCTGCAGAGTTGGTGCTCGGGTCAGCCGCTCCACGTCCCAGGGgagtttctgcctcagagctcCGCCCCCTTTCCGGTTCCTGTTGCACGTCCTGCGTCACAGGCCGCTTGTGCACCGGTGCCCGTCcatcatttttctcctcggtCTTTCGTGCCAACGGATGTCGCGACCAACCGGTTTGTTTTCGTGCGTCACGATGCTCAccggtttcccctccagcccccgTATGATGGCCCGTTTAGAATGTTAGAGGCGGGttctaaaagtttcattctgGACATGGGCGGGCGCAGGGAGCGCGTTTCGTTAGACAGGCTTAAGCCAGCTCACCTGTTGGCCGGCGAGGAGGTGCTACAGGCCCGGGTTCCCCGTCGTGGTCGCCCCCCTTCTAagacccctgtgttgttttctccagttgtgcCTCCTGATCCTGTGCCTGTTGTAAATGATGTCCCTTCTGCCTGTTCCACCCCTGCGTTTGGGGACGGGGGTCGGCGTAGCCGTTATGGTCGCCTCGTTAAACCCCCTGGAAGGTACTGACTTttgtccaatttttttttccctctgggtgttcgaggggggggggctgtgtggcgtgcactcataggtgtgtcctctcacccagtgggttgatgggtaatgttagaggctgtagctatatatacttcccgtatggggaacatgtgccagttcttccttgctactgaataaacaacagtaaacagtacctgcgtctctgcctttccttgtcttacCACAACGTCATCGGCCATGTTAATGGGATATCGTATCATTGCGATGCCGATGATTTCAGTAACCGACAATGTCAGCTGCTCAGTGTGTAACTGTggtgcggctgtggctgagggggtagagcggtcgtcctccaaccagaggTTCGGTGGTCCgatcctcagtcttccccatcgGCCTGCCCAAGTGCCCTTTGGCAAGATACTCAACCCCTAAAACAGCTTAATGACCTGTGATGGAACTGCCATCAGAGAAATGATGTCATCGAACTTCCTTCAGGTAAATTCaaatacaacagaaaaaatacttttcagtCGCCCGGCAACCAGTTTGAAAACAACAGGTGTCACATTCGATCCAAACAGAATTTTAAATCACGTTGACGAAATCATTAAACCTGATACTTCCATCTATGAAAAAGTTCCTAAATGAAATCTGTCTTTTCCCGTCAGGACACCTGGAGTGTACTTTATACATGAGTCCCCCCTCAGTGAACCACGGCTGTGCGAAGTATCTTTCACCTCATGCACCAGGGAGGAAACGCTAAGCTGATCCTCTCTGTTGCAGCCAAACTTTAAACttagaaaaacactttcattctTTATAAGTTAATGAAACTTTTAACGTCTCAGATTTACAAGTTTTGGATTCAGACCTTGAAGACTGAAGTTAagttttctctgtttgctgAAGACTTTGTTTGTGCCTGTTCAACTTCGATCCCCTCTGATGATCACCCAGAGGAATCATTAATCATGTCAATAGTTACTGAAAGAATGAggttttgaatatttaatgtgtCTAAATGAGATATCTGGGGAAAGGTCTATGAGGGATTTCTCTGTGTGACACCCCTGAGTGTTTACAGCTGACAAACAACATTACAAACTGTGAGCTGAGGAAACTTCTCCCTTAATGAGCAGAGACTTTAGATTCTCTACTGAACTCTGTGTAAAGTGTATTTGACTTTCTTGAAGCActctacaaataaaatgtattattattataataattatgataaaaaGTTCTGATTCATGGACAACCTGCTCGATCCCAGACAACAACATAAATCAGATTAACAATTTAAGATTATTAGCATTAAAGTGGTTCCACTACTTGGAACGaactaaaaaataatttgtactGAACGTAGAAAGCTTATCCTTCATCAACATTTAGGTAAATAGAGTTAAGGGATTGGTAGATAGTTGAATCGGGATCAGGGCCAAAGAATTTAGATGGAGATACCAACAAGGACAAACCACGTAAATGTCACTACTGACAAAAGATTTCATAAAGGAAGCAAAAGATTCTCTGGTTCATTTAATAAAGGTCGATTAACTCTTAAGGCCggtgcatgcttctgcgttttcagggaCAAGCAAGAGCCCCTtgcgtgcgtcgcccaatttttagCTGGGTcttagctaacattagctaacATAACCAAAGTTATGGAACTAACAGGAACACTTGACTTAACTTGCTGCTACTGTTTGTACTTTGTACCTCAGTTACTACAGATGACGTTTATTTGTGTACTTgtaaaagaagaataaacaacTGATGTTAGTTGAGAGCTCAACAAACtgcaaatgaagaaaacaactcacaacacaacatgctGTAAATAGCAATGAATCCAGGGAAGTGATGAACCGGCTGTGGTTCAATGTtttgtgaagttccatcaccagagcagcagagttCAGTAACTTCCCATTGAACCACAGCCGGTTCATGGAGCCTTCCTGCAGTGGGATGTGTGCTCACTTTGTTTAAAataggtgttcctaataaactgacaaCTGCAGATGTGAAATATGTAAATGATAGATGTATCTACTGTCTTTCTATTTTTCTGTTAAATGACGTCTTCAGACCAAAATGAACATCTGATCTTAAAAGCGAGCTAGCTCTTAAGCTAACTCAACTTTCAACAACTTCCAGGCGCTTTTTCCGGAAAACAATATGGCGGCGACCAGCAAGATTACCAACCAATCACAGCGTTCCATCTGTTCCTCTTTTAAAACAAGTCGGCACAGGTGAACTAGGTCATAACTGTTAACAAGCACTAACTAGTATTTATACCTTAATCATTATTAACCATTGTTCATCACCATGAACCTTCTCCAGTTCATCACTGACCTTAAAACACTTATTGGATGTGGTAGAGGTTTAAATTATCttattaaatattcacaaattTACACATACAAAATTATAACTGAGAAACTTTCTTTTAGCAAATTTTTACAAACATTTGTAAATTTGACATCTACAGATGCTGATGTCATTGAACCAAAGTCATTGGACCTGCAGCGGAGGCGGCCATCGCGGCGCTCGGCAGCAGGGTGGACTCCCGGTGTCGCAGCTTCAGGGACTGCAAACCTCTGCTCATCCACAACTCGTCAGGGACGGCCTACAGGGAGTTCCGCAGGGCGCCTGTTCAGGTGAGGAGGAGTTGTGGTTCAGgtttacggggggggggggggactagtGAGCATctaaagaggaaacagttgAAACTGTGTCCATGACGTCACGTTCCCAGAATGACCCTAATGGTGTCTGTGACATTTTGTCTGTAGCGCCCCCTGCAGACTGATACTGTTGCAACAGCAGTAAAGCagatgttagcatgctaaccagctaCACAAGACTACATGTGGCTGTTAGCGCTGTGCTCAGCGGCGCCCTCTGCTGACACCGCTGATTTACATTGACTGATAATTGAAATGCGTCTGTCTCCTCTTGTCAGTCGCTGATGGACGAGCCGGTGGTTCTGACGGATGAAGTGATCTTCCCTCTCACCGTCTCTCTGGACAAACTTCCTGTCAGCACGCTGAAGGTCAAGGTCAGAACGTCACCGTCGGCTCTAGAATCCATCTTGTTTGGAGAGAGGCCGAGACTCAGGAGTGATTCATGTCTGTTTGGTAACGACTCTCAAGAGAGAACGACACAAATTAAGATGTACATAATGTATACATAATGAAgcttacatatttatatatctattgttgggcaagagtccctacagaactaaccatgtggtaggatccacacacaatgggtcgtaaaagcgtggcctttgagccaagatgaagccagctaaagtctccctctaagatccagcatggagattgtatcttctggtgttaacttaatccctggggtctccccagaaacccctgctctgctcctggcccctcccactctcctttgacctctgacactcaattggctaaaagccagcatcatcagccattttccctgctctgaagacgtcaacagacccctccggatctttccagatgatttagttgctaaagggggcaaccagagttattttctttcatttctttcattgtcttttatctcagtcgacgtttttattttcaaaaggacttttgctgttttaacttgaaaagaccaaacaggaaattgcacgcggaacaatctcagactgtttcactttccccacggactttactttcttttcccaacaatctacaaacggcttccacagccgtcccctgcagaagcgcgagattcattccgctgaggagaacgacctccacatccctgaagaagaaggacgatgttcatcccgttgaggagcaagacgaatctgcTCCTATTCGgaccagc from the Platichthys flesus chromosome 15, fPlaFle2.1, whole genome shotgun sequence genome contains:
- the LOC133969965 gene encoding odorant receptor 131-2-like, whose translation is MSGTAQTNITSSSRVAFRERVMMGTVTSVPCCIFLFINVTMLFTLRSKAVFCESSRYILLFNLLLADTIQMTLGQLMYILSVCNERLTYPVCGLLVMLTIFTNEVSPLTLVVMSLERYVAVCHPMRHTSIVTSTNTALAIMVVWAISSLNILVHIVLLLDFPFEDLDTLVMKDFCGVLVMFLGSMSEDYDRAFVSFVFVSAAAVITSTYIGVMVAARSASADKASARKARNTLLLHLAQLGLSLLSTIHNSVVGSIARVVTRPVLIIILNTLYVLVIMLPRCLSSLIYGLRDKTIRPVLFYHLCCGLKLKPRVSP
- the LOC133969809 gene encoding odorant receptor 131-2-like, producing the protein MLSANLSLTNVTAGDQYQSLLERLLFSTVTSVPCCIFLFINVTMLFTLRSKAVFCESSRYILLFNLLLADTMQMTLSQLMFIIVVCRTRLLYPVCGLLVMLTKLTNEVSPLTLVVMSLERYVAVCHPMRHASIVTSTNTALAIMVVWAISSLNVLVRVLLLLDFPFEDLDTLQMKDFCSDIAMLLGPVSDDYDRAFVSFVFVLAAAVITSTYIGVMVAARSASADKASARKARNTLLLHLVQLGLSLSSTVYNPILTAVSRRVKRLVFVRLQNVFYVCIFIFPRCLSSLIYGIRDQTIRPALTFYLCCRLKVLRTNTRVSAS